One genomic region from Sparus aurata chromosome 15, fSpaAur1.1, whole genome shotgun sequence encodes:
- the eml4 gene encoding echinoderm microtubule-associated protein-like 4 isoform X2, whose translation MDGFTGSLDDSMSGASVSDVNDRLSALELRVQQQEDELTVMKAALADVLRRLAASEVSAASSTKKQHGGKGGAALREAYSMSCIANGGTSGRKRDSTSVTRKETLSSAAKSGTDRKKEVSSQRSLMEEIQEREESPRPKDSTPSPSSPHPPQTPQTPQTPQRPAQSADSSKGHVPPKRGPSVKRSSGMERSQSSTWDSSEDNRNKLVKAASTSKLLAKVVKNAERHKDPVVSQEGNHIKMFMRGRPITMFIPSDVENYEDVRTELPSERLKLEWVYGYRGRDCRANIYLLPTGEIVYFIASVVALFNYEERTQRHYLGHTDCVKCLAIHPDKIRIATGQIAGVDKDGRPLQPHVRIWDSVSLSTLQVIGLGTFERGVGSLAFSKADSGQHLSVIDDCNDHMLTVWDWQKKSKIAEIKTTNEVVLVVEFHPTDPNTIVTCGKSHIFFWTWSGTSLARKQGIFGKYEKPKFIQCLAFLSTGDILTGDSGGILLVWTRSTAETPTGKGPRAFQISRQVKGHEGSVFCMCEMRSGTLLTGGGKDRKIILWDHELRADRDIEVPDQYGTIRAVSEGKGDEFLVGTSRNFILRGTFNDGFLVEVQGHTDELWGLASHPSREMFLTCAQDRLVCVWNAVDHSLQWSRTLEEHGHCADFHPSGAVVAIGTHSGKWYVLDAETTDLVAIHTDGNEQLSVMRFSEDGSLLAVGSHDNFIYLYNVSDRGRKYSRYGKCTGHSSYITHLDWSPDNNFIMSNSGDYEILYWDVPNGCKLIRNRSECKDINWATYTCVLGYHVFGVWPEGSDGTDINALIRSHNRKVIALADDFCKVHLFAYPCSTPKAPSHKYSAHSSHVTNVSFLYKDSHLISTGGKDTSIMQWRLVEKASLSLTDSLLSNSAPHRAEPVFTPPSIDKATPTQGPAPPPTANGTQEPSPDSPPPTELAPPVSELTPPRSESTPPPSDSTVSLKDSLEPSDDTATPSDEGLPPLTPPLIDESVSV comes from the exons ATGGACGGATTCACCGGCAGTTTAG ATGACAGTATGTCTGGAGCGAGCGTCTCAGATGTCAACGACCGTCTTTCTGCTCTGGAGCTTCGCgttcagcagcaggaagacgaGTTGACGGTGATGAAGGCGGCTCTCGCTGACGTCCTTCGCCGCCTCGCTGCCTCTGAGGTCTCTGCTGCCTCTTCAACCAagaaacaacatggagggaaaG gcggcGCTGCGCTGCGTGAAGCCTACTCGATGTCCTGCATCGCTAACGGAGGAACATCTGGACGAAAGAGAGACTCCACCTCCGTCACCAGGAAGGAGACGCTGTCCTCTGCTGCCAAGAG TGGAACAGACAGGAAGAAGGAGGTCAGCAGCCAGCGGTCTCTGATGGAGGAGATCCAAGAGCGTGAGGAGTCTCCTCGCCCAAAGGACTCgaccccctctccctcctctccccaccCTCCCCAGACCCCCCAGACCCCTCAGACCCCCCAGAGACCAGCTCAGTCTGCTGACAGCAGCAAAGGCCACGTCCCTCCAAAAAG ggggCCCAGTGTGAAGCGGTCCTCAGGTATGGAGCGTTCTCAGAGCAGCACCTGGGACTCTTCAGAGGACAACAGGAACAAACTGGTGAAGGCTGCATCCACCTCGAAGCTGCTCGCCAAGGTGGTGAAGAACGCTgagag ACACAAAGACCCGGTGGTCAGTCAag AGGGAAACCACATCAAGATGTTCATGCGAGGTCGACCGATCACCATGTTTATCCCGTCAGACGTGGAGAACTACGAAGATGTTCGGACTGAACTCCCTTCAGAAAGACTCAAGCTGGAATGGGT GTATGGTTACCGTGGCAGAGACTGCAGAGCGAACATTTACCTCCTCCCAACCGGAGAGATTGTTTACTTCATCGCCTCCGTTGTGGCTTTGTTTAACTATGAAGAGCGGACGCAGAGACATTACCTCGGACACACCGACTGTGTCAAGTG TTTGGCAATCCATCCTGATAAGATCCGGATCGCAACAGGACAGATTGCAGGAGTGGACAAAGATGGACGG CCGCTGCAGCCTCACGTTCGTATCTGGGACAGCGTCAGTCTGTCGACTCTGCAGGTCATCGGTTTGGGAACATTCGAGCGAGGAGTCGGCTCGCTGGCTTTTTCTAAAGCT gACTCTGGTCAGCACCTGAGTGTTATTGACGACTGTAACGATCACATGTTGACAGTTTGGGATTGGCAGAAGAAGTCAAAGATCGCTGAGATCAAG ACCACTAACGAGGTGGTCTTGGTCGTGGAGTTCCACCCCACTGACCCGAACACCATCGTCACCTGTGGAAAGTCCCACATCTTCTTCTGGACCTGGAGTGGGACCTCACTGGCTCGTAAACAGGGAATCTTTGGG AAATACGAGAAGCCAAAGTTCATCCAGTGTCTGGCCTTCCTGAGTACTGGAGACATCCTGACTGGAGACTCCGGAGGAATCCTGCTGGTCTGGACCAGGAGCACCGCTGAGACCCCAACCGGGAAGGGACCCCGAG cgttTCAGATCAGCCGGCAGGTGAAGGGTCACGAGGGCAGTGTGTTCTGTATGTGTGAGATGAGGAGCGGCACTCTGCTGACCGGAGGAGGAAAAGACCGAAAAATCATCCTGTGGGACCACGAACTGCGAGCTGACCGCGACAtcgag GTCCCAGATCAGTATGGAACCATCAGAGCCGTGTCTGAAGGGAAGGGGGACGAGTTTCTGGTTGGGACCTCTCGAAACTTCATACTTAGAGGAACCTTCAACGATGGCTTCCTGGTAGAGGTCCAG ggtcacACAGACGAGCTGTGGGGCTTGGCGTCTCACCCGTCCAGAGAGATGTTTCTGACGTGTGCTCAGGACCGGCTCGTCTGCGTCTGGAACGCGGTGGATCACAGTCTTCAGTGGAGCCGCACGCTGGAG GAACATGGTCACTGTGCAGACTTCCATCCCAGCGGAGCCGTGGTTGCCATAGGAACACACTCAGGAAA GTGGTACGTTCTGGACGCTGAGACCACGGACCTGGTGGCGATCCACACCGACGGGAACGAGCAGCTGTCTGTGATGCGCTTCTCTGAAG atggCAGTCTGCTGGCTGTTGGATCTCACGATAACTTTATTTACCTTTACAACGTGTCCGACAGAGGACGCAAGTACAGCCGCTACGGGAAGTGCACC GGACATTCCAGCTACATCACACACCTGGACTGGTCACCTGATAACAACTTCATCATGTCCAACTCTGGAGACTATGAGATCCTCTACT gggaCGTTCCAAACGGCTGCAAACTGATCCGGAATCGATCAGAGTGCAAAGACATCAACTGGGCAACATACACCTGCGTCCTTGGATACCACGTGTTCG gtGTGTGGCCGGAGGGCTCAGACGGCACCGACATCAACGCTCTGATCAGATCTCACAACAGGAAGGTGATCGCTCTAGCCGACGACTTCTGTAAAGTTCACCTGTTCGCCTACCCGTGCTCCACGCCAAAG gctCCCAGCCATAAGTACAGCGCCCACAGCAGTCATGTGACCAACGTCAGCTTCCTGTATAAAGACAGTCACCTGATCTCGACGGGGGGGAAGGACACCAGCATCATGCAGTGGCGCTTGGTGGAGAAAGCTtcgctctctctcactgacAGCCTCCTCTCTAACTCCGCCCCCCACAGGGCGGAGCCTGTATTCACCCCTCCCTCTATCGATAAAGCCACACCCACACAGGGACCTGCCCCTCCTCCGACAGCCAACGGGACCCAGGAGCCCTCCCCGGACAGCCCGCCCCCCACAGAGTTAGCCCCACCTGTCTCCGAGTTAACTCCGCCCCGTTCCGAGTCGACCCCGCCCCCCTCTGACAGCACGGTGAGTCTGAAGGACAGCCTGGAGCCGAGCGACGACACGGCCACGCCCAGCGACGAGGGGCTGCCCCCCCTCACCCCCCCCCTCATAGACGAGTCTGTGAGTGTGTAG
- the eml4 gene encoding echinoderm microtubule-associated protein-like 4 isoform X3, which translates to MDGFTGSLDDSMSGASVSDVNDRLSALELRVQQQEDELTVMKAALADVLRRLAASEVSAASSTKKQHGGKGGAALREAYSMSCIANGGTSGRKRDSTSVTRKETLSSAAKRGPSVKRSSGMERSQSSTWDSSEDNRNKLVKAASTSKLLAKVVKNAERHKDPVVSQAKMSTREKNSQAEGNHIKMFMRGRPITMFIPSDVENYEDVRTELPSERLKLEWVYGYRGRDCRANIYLLPTGEIVYFIASVVALFNYEERTQRHYLGHTDCVKCLAIHPDKIRIATGQIAGVDKDGRPLQPHVRIWDSVSLSTLQVIGLGTFERGVGSLAFSKADSGQHLSVIDDCNDHMLTVWDWQKKSKIAEIKTTNEVVLVVEFHPTDPNTIVTCGKSHIFFWTWSGTSLARKQGIFGKYEKPKFIQCLAFLSTGDILTGDSGGILLVWTRSTAETPTGKGPRAFQISRQVKGHEGSVFCMCEMRSGTLLTGGGKDRKIILWDHELRADRDIEVPDQYGTIRAVSEGKGDEFLVGTSRNFILRGTFNDGFLVEVQGHTDELWGLASHPSREMFLTCAQDRLVCVWNAVDHSLQWSRTLEEHGHCADFHPSGAVVAIGTHSGKWYVLDAETTDLVAIHTDGNEQLSVMRFSEDGSLLAVGSHDNFIYLYNVSDRGRKYSRYGKCTGHSSYITHLDWSPDNNFIMSNSGDYEILYWDVPNGCKLIRNRSECKDINWATYTCVLGYHVFGVWPEGSDGTDINALIRSHNRKVIALADDFCKVHLFAYPCSTPKAPSHKYSAHSSHVTNVSFLYKDSHLISTGGKDTSIMQWRLVEKASLSLTDSLLSNSAPHRAEPVFTPPSIDKATPTQGPAPPPTANGTQEPSPDSPPPTELAPPVSELTPPRSESTPPPSDSTVSLKDSLEPSDDTATPSDEGLPPLTPPLIDESVSV; encoded by the exons ATGGACGGATTCACCGGCAGTTTAG ATGACAGTATGTCTGGAGCGAGCGTCTCAGATGTCAACGACCGTCTTTCTGCTCTGGAGCTTCGCgttcagcagcaggaagacgaGTTGACGGTGATGAAGGCGGCTCTCGCTGACGTCCTTCGCCGCCTCGCTGCCTCTGAGGTCTCTGCTGCCTCTTCAACCAagaaacaacatggagggaaaG gcggcGCTGCGCTGCGTGAAGCCTACTCGATGTCCTGCATCGCTAACGGAGGAACATCTGGACGAAAGAGAGACTCCACCTCCGTCACCAGGAAGGAGACGCTGTCCTCTGCTGCCAAGAG ggggCCCAGTGTGAAGCGGTCCTCAGGTATGGAGCGTTCTCAGAGCAGCACCTGGGACTCTTCAGAGGACAACAGGAACAAACTGGTGAAGGCTGCATCCACCTCGAAGCTGCTCGCCAAGGTGGTGAAGAACGCTgagag ACACAAAGACCCGGTGGTCAGTCAag CCAAAATGTCGACCCGAGAGAAAAACAGCCAAGCTG AGGGAAACCACATCAAGATGTTCATGCGAGGTCGACCGATCACCATGTTTATCCCGTCAGACGTGGAGAACTACGAAGATGTTCGGACTGAACTCCCTTCAGAAAGACTCAAGCTGGAATGGGT GTATGGTTACCGTGGCAGAGACTGCAGAGCGAACATTTACCTCCTCCCAACCGGAGAGATTGTTTACTTCATCGCCTCCGTTGTGGCTTTGTTTAACTATGAAGAGCGGACGCAGAGACATTACCTCGGACACACCGACTGTGTCAAGTG TTTGGCAATCCATCCTGATAAGATCCGGATCGCAACAGGACAGATTGCAGGAGTGGACAAAGATGGACGG CCGCTGCAGCCTCACGTTCGTATCTGGGACAGCGTCAGTCTGTCGACTCTGCAGGTCATCGGTTTGGGAACATTCGAGCGAGGAGTCGGCTCGCTGGCTTTTTCTAAAGCT gACTCTGGTCAGCACCTGAGTGTTATTGACGACTGTAACGATCACATGTTGACAGTTTGGGATTGGCAGAAGAAGTCAAAGATCGCTGAGATCAAG ACCACTAACGAGGTGGTCTTGGTCGTGGAGTTCCACCCCACTGACCCGAACACCATCGTCACCTGTGGAAAGTCCCACATCTTCTTCTGGACCTGGAGTGGGACCTCACTGGCTCGTAAACAGGGAATCTTTGGG AAATACGAGAAGCCAAAGTTCATCCAGTGTCTGGCCTTCCTGAGTACTGGAGACATCCTGACTGGAGACTCCGGAGGAATCCTGCTGGTCTGGACCAGGAGCACCGCTGAGACCCCAACCGGGAAGGGACCCCGAG cgttTCAGATCAGCCGGCAGGTGAAGGGTCACGAGGGCAGTGTGTTCTGTATGTGTGAGATGAGGAGCGGCACTCTGCTGACCGGAGGAGGAAAAGACCGAAAAATCATCCTGTGGGACCACGAACTGCGAGCTGACCGCGACAtcgag GTCCCAGATCAGTATGGAACCATCAGAGCCGTGTCTGAAGGGAAGGGGGACGAGTTTCTGGTTGGGACCTCTCGAAACTTCATACTTAGAGGAACCTTCAACGATGGCTTCCTGGTAGAGGTCCAG ggtcacACAGACGAGCTGTGGGGCTTGGCGTCTCACCCGTCCAGAGAGATGTTTCTGACGTGTGCTCAGGACCGGCTCGTCTGCGTCTGGAACGCGGTGGATCACAGTCTTCAGTGGAGCCGCACGCTGGAG GAACATGGTCACTGTGCAGACTTCCATCCCAGCGGAGCCGTGGTTGCCATAGGAACACACTCAGGAAA GTGGTACGTTCTGGACGCTGAGACCACGGACCTGGTGGCGATCCACACCGACGGGAACGAGCAGCTGTCTGTGATGCGCTTCTCTGAAG atggCAGTCTGCTGGCTGTTGGATCTCACGATAACTTTATTTACCTTTACAACGTGTCCGACAGAGGACGCAAGTACAGCCGCTACGGGAAGTGCACC GGACATTCCAGCTACATCACACACCTGGACTGGTCACCTGATAACAACTTCATCATGTCCAACTCTGGAGACTATGAGATCCTCTACT gggaCGTTCCAAACGGCTGCAAACTGATCCGGAATCGATCAGAGTGCAAAGACATCAACTGGGCAACATACACCTGCGTCCTTGGATACCACGTGTTCG gtGTGTGGCCGGAGGGCTCAGACGGCACCGACATCAACGCTCTGATCAGATCTCACAACAGGAAGGTGATCGCTCTAGCCGACGACTTCTGTAAAGTTCACCTGTTCGCCTACCCGTGCTCCACGCCAAAG gctCCCAGCCATAAGTACAGCGCCCACAGCAGTCATGTGACCAACGTCAGCTTCCTGTATAAAGACAGTCACCTGATCTCGACGGGGGGGAAGGACACCAGCATCATGCAGTGGCGCTTGGTGGAGAAAGCTtcgctctctctcactgacAGCCTCCTCTCTAACTCCGCCCCCCACAGGGCGGAGCCTGTATTCACCCCTCCCTCTATCGATAAAGCCACACCCACACAGGGACCTGCCCCTCCTCCGACAGCCAACGGGACCCAGGAGCCCTCCCCGGACAGCCCGCCCCCCACAGAGTTAGCCCCACCTGTCTCCGAGTTAACTCCGCCCCGTTCCGAGTCGACCCCGCCCCCCTCTGACAGCACGGTGAGTCTGAAGGACAGCCTGGAGCCGAGCGACGACACGGCCACGCCCAGCGACGAGGGGCTGCCCCCCCTCACCCCCCCCCTCATAGACGAGTCTGTGAGTGTGTAG
- the eml4 gene encoding echinoderm microtubule-associated protein-like 4 isoform X1: protein MDGFTGSLDDSMSGASVSDVNDRLSALELRVQQQEDELTVMKAALADVLRRLAASEVSAASSTKKQHGGKGGAALREAYSMSCIANGGTSGRKRDSTSVTRKETLSSAAKSGTDRKKEVSSQRSLMEEIQEREESPRPKDSTPSPSSPHPPQTPQTPQTPQRPAQSADSSKGHVPPKRGPSVKRSSGMERSQSSTWDSSEDNRNKLVKAASTSKLLAKVVKNAERHKDPVVSQAKMSTREKNSQAEGNHIKMFMRGRPITMFIPSDVENYEDVRTELPSERLKLEWVYGYRGRDCRANIYLLPTGEIVYFIASVVALFNYEERTQRHYLGHTDCVKCLAIHPDKIRIATGQIAGVDKDGRPLQPHVRIWDSVSLSTLQVIGLGTFERGVGSLAFSKADSGQHLSVIDDCNDHMLTVWDWQKKSKIAEIKTTNEVVLVVEFHPTDPNTIVTCGKSHIFFWTWSGTSLARKQGIFGKYEKPKFIQCLAFLSTGDILTGDSGGILLVWTRSTAETPTGKGPRAFQISRQVKGHEGSVFCMCEMRSGTLLTGGGKDRKIILWDHELRADRDIEVPDQYGTIRAVSEGKGDEFLVGTSRNFILRGTFNDGFLVEVQGHTDELWGLASHPSREMFLTCAQDRLVCVWNAVDHSLQWSRTLEEHGHCADFHPSGAVVAIGTHSGKWYVLDAETTDLVAIHTDGNEQLSVMRFSEDGSLLAVGSHDNFIYLYNVSDRGRKYSRYGKCTGHSSYITHLDWSPDNNFIMSNSGDYEILYWDVPNGCKLIRNRSECKDINWATYTCVLGYHVFGVWPEGSDGTDINALIRSHNRKVIALADDFCKVHLFAYPCSTPKAPSHKYSAHSSHVTNVSFLYKDSHLISTGGKDTSIMQWRLVEKASLSLTDSLLSNSAPHRAEPVFTPPSIDKATPTQGPAPPPTANGTQEPSPDSPPPTELAPPVSELTPPRSESTPPPSDSTVSLKDSLEPSDDTATPSDEGLPPLTPPLIDESVSV from the exons ATGGACGGATTCACCGGCAGTTTAG ATGACAGTATGTCTGGAGCGAGCGTCTCAGATGTCAACGACCGTCTTTCTGCTCTGGAGCTTCGCgttcagcagcaggaagacgaGTTGACGGTGATGAAGGCGGCTCTCGCTGACGTCCTTCGCCGCCTCGCTGCCTCTGAGGTCTCTGCTGCCTCTTCAACCAagaaacaacatggagggaaaG gcggcGCTGCGCTGCGTGAAGCCTACTCGATGTCCTGCATCGCTAACGGAGGAACATCTGGACGAAAGAGAGACTCCACCTCCGTCACCAGGAAGGAGACGCTGTCCTCTGCTGCCAAGAG TGGAACAGACAGGAAGAAGGAGGTCAGCAGCCAGCGGTCTCTGATGGAGGAGATCCAAGAGCGTGAGGAGTCTCCTCGCCCAAAGGACTCgaccccctctccctcctctccccaccCTCCCCAGACCCCCCAGACCCCTCAGACCCCCCAGAGACCAGCTCAGTCTGCTGACAGCAGCAAAGGCCACGTCCCTCCAAAAAG ggggCCCAGTGTGAAGCGGTCCTCAGGTATGGAGCGTTCTCAGAGCAGCACCTGGGACTCTTCAGAGGACAACAGGAACAAACTGGTGAAGGCTGCATCCACCTCGAAGCTGCTCGCCAAGGTGGTGAAGAACGCTgagag ACACAAAGACCCGGTGGTCAGTCAag CCAAAATGTCGACCCGAGAGAAAAACAGCCAAGCTG AGGGAAACCACATCAAGATGTTCATGCGAGGTCGACCGATCACCATGTTTATCCCGTCAGACGTGGAGAACTACGAAGATGTTCGGACTGAACTCCCTTCAGAAAGACTCAAGCTGGAATGGGT GTATGGTTACCGTGGCAGAGACTGCAGAGCGAACATTTACCTCCTCCCAACCGGAGAGATTGTTTACTTCATCGCCTCCGTTGTGGCTTTGTTTAACTATGAAGAGCGGACGCAGAGACATTACCTCGGACACACCGACTGTGTCAAGTG TTTGGCAATCCATCCTGATAAGATCCGGATCGCAACAGGACAGATTGCAGGAGTGGACAAAGATGGACGG CCGCTGCAGCCTCACGTTCGTATCTGGGACAGCGTCAGTCTGTCGACTCTGCAGGTCATCGGTTTGGGAACATTCGAGCGAGGAGTCGGCTCGCTGGCTTTTTCTAAAGCT gACTCTGGTCAGCACCTGAGTGTTATTGACGACTGTAACGATCACATGTTGACAGTTTGGGATTGGCAGAAGAAGTCAAAGATCGCTGAGATCAAG ACCACTAACGAGGTGGTCTTGGTCGTGGAGTTCCACCCCACTGACCCGAACACCATCGTCACCTGTGGAAAGTCCCACATCTTCTTCTGGACCTGGAGTGGGACCTCACTGGCTCGTAAACAGGGAATCTTTGGG AAATACGAGAAGCCAAAGTTCATCCAGTGTCTGGCCTTCCTGAGTACTGGAGACATCCTGACTGGAGACTCCGGAGGAATCCTGCTGGTCTGGACCAGGAGCACCGCTGAGACCCCAACCGGGAAGGGACCCCGAG cgttTCAGATCAGCCGGCAGGTGAAGGGTCACGAGGGCAGTGTGTTCTGTATGTGTGAGATGAGGAGCGGCACTCTGCTGACCGGAGGAGGAAAAGACCGAAAAATCATCCTGTGGGACCACGAACTGCGAGCTGACCGCGACAtcgag GTCCCAGATCAGTATGGAACCATCAGAGCCGTGTCTGAAGGGAAGGGGGACGAGTTTCTGGTTGGGACCTCTCGAAACTTCATACTTAGAGGAACCTTCAACGATGGCTTCCTGGTAGAGGTCCAG ggtcacACAGACGAGCTGTGGGGCTTGGCGTCTCACCCGTCCAGAGAGATGTTTCTGACGTGTGCTCAGGACCGGCTCGTCTGCGTCTGGAACGCGGTGGATCACAGTCTTCAGTGGAGCCGCACGCTGGAG GAACATGGTCACTGTGCAGACTTCCATCCCAGCGGAGCCGTGGTTGCCATAGGAACACACTCAGGAAA GTGGTACGTTCTGGACGCTGAGACCACGGACCTGGTGGCGATCCACACCGACGGGAACGAGCAGCTGTCTGTGATGCGCTTCTCTGAAG atggCAGTCTGCTGGCTGTTGGATCTCACGATAACTTTATTTACCTTTACAACGTGTCCGACAGAGGACGCAAGTACAGCCGCTACGGGAAGTGCACC GGACATTCCAGCTACATCACACACCTGGACTGGTCACCTGATAACAACTTCATCATGTCCAACTCTGGAGACTATGAGATCCTCTACT gggaCGTTCCAAACGGCTGCAAACTGATCCGGAATCGATCAGAGTGCAAAGACATCAACTGGGCAACATACACCTGCGTCCTTGGATACCACGTGTTCG gtGTGTGGCCGGAGGGCTCAGACGGCACCGACATCAACGCTCTGATCAGATCTCACAACAGGAAGGTGATCGCTCTAGCCGACGACTTCTGTAAAGTTCACCTGTTCGCCTACCCGTGCTCCACGCCAAAG gctCCCAGCCATAAGTACAGCGCCCACAGCAGTCATGTGACCAACGTCAGCTTCCTGTATAAAGACAGTCACCTGATCTCGACGGGGGGGAAGGACACCAGCATCATGCAGTGGCGCTTGGTGGAGAAAGCTtcgctctctctcactgacAGCCTCCTCTCTAACTCCGCCCCCCACAGGGCGGAGCCTGTATTCACCCCTCCCTCTATCGATAAAGCCACACCCACACAGGGACCTGCCCCTCCTCCGACAGCCAACGGGACCCAGGAGCCCTCCCCGGACAGCCCGCCCCCCACAGAGTTAGCCCCACCTGTCTCCGAGTTAACTCCGCCCCGTTCCGAGTCGACCCCGCCCCCCTCTGACAGCACGGTGAGTCTGAAGGACAGCCTGGAGCCGAGCGACGACACGGCCACGCCCAGCGACGAGGGGCTGCCCCCCCTCACCCCCCCCCTCATAGACGAGTCTGTGAGTGTGTAG